A genomic window from Chloroflexota bacterium includes:
- the murJ gene encoding murein biosynthesis integral membrane protein MurJ, which translates to MPRVISTGATRPRSMARAALVVMALFVASRVLGLLRDVVISHQFGTARALDAYFAAFTIPDFIFNVLAGGALGSAFIPTFAAALAQNDVARAWRLARAIIALAFVVLTALAALLALVAPQVVALTVGRGFAPSDQQLTADLMRWMLITPIVFGVSGIVMGILNAYQHFALPALAPVLYNLAIIAGALLLAPMLGVYGLVIGVVIGAIAHLIVQLPWLTRFQISDFRFQNFNLQSAIKNLKSEDVRQVGRLMLPRMLGLTAVQINFVVNTILASGLSAGRIAALGYAWRVMLLPVGVIGQSLATVVFPTFSAQTARHAREEFRDTFSTALRATLYLTIPASVGLALLGAPMIAVLFQRGQFTADSTAETAFALQFYALALFAHSGLEIITRAFYALHDTKTPVLVGIGAMALNVALSLAFIAPLAHGGLALANSLATILETLILFAILWRRLGDIDARRIAGSVARMVAASVAMAFGVLLVANMFAERGAIFIALVGATFGAIIYIVATMFLRSEEIALVLQRLNRKS; encoded by the coding sequence ATGCCCCGCGTGATTTCAACTGGGGCGACGCGCCCGCGTTCGATGGCGCGCGCGGCGCTTGTCGTGATGGCGCTCTTTGTCGCGAGCCGCGTGCTGGGTCTACTGCGCGATGTGGTAATCAGCCATCAATTCGGTACCGCGCGCGCGCTCGACGCGTACTTCGCCGCGTTCACGATTCCCGATTTCATTTTCAACGTGCTCGCCGGCGGAGCGCTTGGCTCGGCATTCATCCCGACGTTCGCCGCCGCGCTCGCGCAAAATGATGTGGCGCGCGCGTGGCGACTCGCGCGCGCGATCATCGCGCTGGCGTTCGTGGTGCTCACCGCACTCGCCGCGTTGCTCGCGCTCGTCGCGCCGCAAGTCGTTGCGCTCACCGTCGGTCGCGGCTTTGCGCCGAGCGATCAGCAATTGACCGCTGACCTGATGCGTTGGATGCTCATCACGCCGATTGTATTTGGTGTGAGCGGTATCGTGATGGGCATTCTGAACGCGTACCAGCATTTTGCGTTGCCCGCGCTCGCGCCGGTGTTGTACAATTTGGCGATCATCGCGGGCGCGCTGTTGCTCGCGCCGATGCTGGGAGTGTACGGTCTTGTGATTGGTGTCGTCATCGGCGCAATCGCGCATCTGATTGTGCAACTGCCCTGGCTCACGCGATTTCAGATTTCAGATTTCAGATTTCAGAATTTCAATCTGCAATCTGCAATCAAAAATCTGAAATCCGAAGACGTTCGCCAAGTCGGTCGCTTGATGCTCCCGCGAATGCTGGGTCTCACCGCGGTGCAGATCAACTTTGTCGTCAACACGATTCTCGCGTCCGGGTTGTCGGCGGGACGGATTGCAGCGCTGGGTTACGCGTGGCGCGTGATGCTCTTGCCGGTTGGTGTCATCGGTCAATCGCTCGCGACGGTCGTATTCCCGACCTTTTCGGCGCAGACGGCGCGGCACGCGCGCGAAGAATTTCGCGACACGTTTTCGACGGCGTTGCGCGCGACGCTATACTTGACGATTCCCGCGTCGGTGGGCTTGGCTCTGCTCGGTGCGCCGATGATCGCGGTGTTGTTTCAGCGCGGACAATTCACCGCCGATTCGACTGCCGAGACCGCGTTTGCGTTGCAGTTTTACGCGCTCGCGTTGTTCGCGCATTCGGGCTTGGAAATTATCACGCGCGCGTTTTACGCGCTCCACGATACGAAGACGCCCGTCCTCGTCGGCATCGGCGCGATGGCGTTGAACGTCGCGCTGAGTCTCGCGTTCATCGCGCCGCTCGCGCACGGTGGACTTGCGCTCGCGAATTCGCTCGCGACGATTCTCGAAACGTTGATACTGTTCGCGATCTTGTGGCGGCGTCTCGGCGATATTGACGCACGCCGCATCGCGGGGTCGGTCGCGCGAATGGTCGCGGCATCGGTCGCGATGGCATTCGGCGTGCTTTTGGTCGCGAACATGTTCGCCGAACGCGGCGCGATATTCATCGCGCTGGTCGGCGCGACATTCGGCGCGATTATTTATATCGTCGCAACCATGTTCTTGCGTTCGGAAGAAATCGCGTTGGTATTGCAACGACTCAATCGCAAATCATAA